One window from the genome of Amycolatopsis sp. NBC_01480 encodes:
- a CDS encoding extracellular solute-binding protein: MPLTTRIRRIARRRGSLLLCAATATALLTSACGAAAPTASGDAAAPPGKDDKLTITVYSKFTDREYGVVTAALNKLKAKFPSITINHEGNQDDDKLTQSIRGGNPPDVAISFYTDNLGAWCSTGSFQDLKPYLDRDKIDLNQIPEAVRNYTSYQGKRCAMPMLADVYGLYYNKDQFAAKGITSPPKTTTELLQDAEKLTEFNPDGSIKTAGFIPAMPFYANQAQYWAPNFGAQFIGPDGKSSLSSSPGWKAMFEFQKKLIDFYGGHDKVEKFKAGLGDEYSADNGFQTGKLAMMYDGEFRTAFIKDQTPKLNYATAPAPVLDSMADHYGGGFATGTIIAIPKGAKNPGAAWELIKQASLDTDTLVDMANGLKNVPSTKDSLSSPKLDVPPQFKTFLDIYDSGKMVANPSTPIGDAFLKAVNDFAEKWQAGSVPDLDAGLKQVDAQVNDELAQKGAGG; the protein is encoded by the coding sequence ATGCCCCTCACGACCCGCATCCGGAGAATCGCCCGAAGGCGCGGCTCTCTGCTGCTCTGCGCCGCGACCGCCACCGCGCTGCTCACGTCCGCCTGTGGCGCGGCCGCGCCGACCGCCTCGGGTGACGCCGCCGCGCCGCCGGGCAAGGACGACAAGCTCACCATCACCGTCTACAGCAAGTTCACCGACCGTGAGTACGGCGTGGTCACCGCGGCGCTGAACAAGCTCAAGGCCAAGTTCCCCAGCATCACCATCAACCACGAGGGCAACCAGGACGACGACAAGCTCACCCAGTCGATCCGCGGCGGCAACCCGCCGGACGTGGCGATCTCGTTCTACACCGACAACCTCGGCGCCTGGTGCTCCACCGGCAGCTTCCAGGACCTCAAGCCCTACCTGGACCGGGACAAGATCGACCTGAACCAGATCCCCGAGGCGGTCCGCAACTACACCTCGTACCAGGGCAAGCGCTGCGCCATGCCGATGCTCGCCGACGTCTACGGGCTGTACTACAACAAGGACCAGTTCGCGGCCAAGGGCATCACCTCGCCGCCGAAGACGACCACCGAGCTGCTCCAGGACGCCGAGAAGCTCACCGAGTTCAACCCGGACGGCTCGATCAAGACCGCGGGCTTCATCCCTGCGATGCCGTTCTACGCCAACCAGGCGCAGTACTGGGCCCCGAACTTCGGCGCGCAGTTCATCGGCCCGGACGGCAAGTCCTCACTCTCGTCCAGCCCCGGCTGGAAGGCGATGTTCGAGTTCCAGAAGAAGCTGATCGACTTCTACGGCGGCCACGACAAGGTGGAGAAGTTCAAGGCCGGCCTCGGCGACGAGTACTCGGCCGACAACGGCTTCCAGACCGGCAAGCTGGCGATGATGTACGACGGCGAGTTCCGCACCGCGTTCATCAAGGACCAGACCCCGAAGCTGAACTACGCCACCGCGCCCGCGCCGGTGCTCGACAGCATGGCCGACCACTACGGCGGCGGTTTCGCCACCGGCACCATCATCGCCATCCCCAAGGGCGCCAAGAACCCCGGCGCGGCCTGGGAGCTGATCAAGCAGGCCAGCCTCGACACCGACACCCTGGTGGACATGGCCAACGGCCTGAAGAACGTGCCCAGCACCAAGGATTCGCTGTCGTCGCCGAAGCTCGACGTGCCGCCGCAGTTCAAGACCTTCCTGGACATCTACGACAGCGGCAAGATGGTCGCGAACCCGTCCACCCCGATCGGCGACGCCTTCCTCAAGGCGGTCAACGATTTCGCCGAGAAGTGGCAGGCCGGCTCCGTGCCCGATCTCGACGCCGGCCTCAAGCAGGTCGACGCGCAGGTGAACGACGAGCTGGCGCAGAAGGGCGCGGGCGGATGA
- a CDS encoding ROK family transcriptional regulator, translated as MLREINDRAAIEALLRAGPLTRSELEVAIGLSKPATAQLLTRLEQEKVVGKAGERGGGRGPRAQLWAVNGGLAHVVAVDLTPQLADFIVADVAGTVLAEYQVQLPVHEGADVVGTFGEALRHVTAEAGLELADLANVVIGAQGAFDPRTGLLSSAPHIPGWLGFDVPARLSQELGIAVTIENDVNLVAVEEMSEGKAQHVDDFVMVWLSEGVGGAVVIGRRLLRGATGGGGEIDWMRVPDPATVDTGDEWPEAGARFGNLVDSPAVTRLAKAHGITAEAGWDAVNQAKSLSGNGFLDDLARRVAGGIASLVAVADPQLILLCGETSRAGGEEFAANVAEKLHALVLPRTPVGVASVQGNAVRAGALQSALATAREDVFGVVTPTLLGSRRPAGGTPPAALPTE; from the coding sequence ATGCTGCGCGAGATCAACGATCGCGCGGCGATCGAGGCGCTTCTGCGTGCTGGGCCGTTGACGCGGTCCGAGCTGGAGGTCGCCATCGGGCTGTCGAAGCCCGCCACCGCGCAGCTGCTGACCCGGCTCGAGCAGGAGAAAGTCGTTGGCAAGGCCGGAGAACGCGGGGGTGGCCGCGGGCCGCGCGCGCAGCTCTGGGCGGTCAACGGCGGGCTGGCGCACGTGGTCGCCGTCGACCTCACGCCGCAGCTCGCGGACTTCATCGTCGCCGACGTAGCCGGGACCGTGCTCGCCGAGTACCAGGTGCAGCTGCCCGTGCACGAGGGCGCGGATGTCGTCGGCACGTTCGGGGAGGCACTGCGGCACGTCACCGCCGAGGCCGGGCTTGAGCTCGCCGACCTGGCGAACGTCGTGATCGGCGCGCAGGGCGCGTTCGACCCGCGCACCGGGCTGCTGTCCTCCGCGCCGCACATCCCCGGCTGGCTCGGCTTCGACGTCCCGGCACGGCTTTCGCAGGAGCTGGGCATCGCCGTCACCATCGAGAACGACGTGAACCTCGTCGCGGTGGAGGAGATGAGCGAGGGCAAAGCCCAGCACGTCGACGACTTCGTCATGGTCTGGCTCTCCGAGGGCGTCGGCGGCGCCGTGGTCATCGGCCGCCGGCTGCTGCGCGGCGCGACCGGCGGCGGCGGGGAGATCGACTGGATGCGCGTGCCCGATCCGGCCACTGTGGACACCGGCGACGAGTGGCCCGAGGCGGGCGCGCGGTTCGGCAACCTCGTCGACTCGCCCGCCGTGACCCGCCTGGCGAAGGCTCACGGCATCACCGCCGAAGCCGGCTGGGACGCGGTGAACCAGGCGAAATCCCTGTCCGGCAACGGTTTCCTCGACGATCTGGCGCGCCGGGTCGCGGGCGGCATCGCCAGCCTCGTCGCCGTCGCCGACCCGCAGCTGATCCTGCTCTGCGGCGAGACCAGCCGCGCCGGCGGCGAGGAGTTCGCCGCGAACGTCGCCGAGAAGCTGCACGCGCTGGTCCTGCCCCGCACGCCAGTCGGCGTCGCTTCGGTGCAGGGCAACGCGGTGCGCGCGGGCGCGTTGCAGTCCGCGCTCGCCACCGCCCGTGAGGACGTCTTCGGCGTCGTCACCCCCACGCTCCTCGGGTCGCGCAGGCCCGCAGGGGGAACGCCGCCCGCGGCGCTCCCGACCGAGTAG
- a CDS encoding carbohydrate ABC transporter permease codes for MTTISAPARPPASVPPRVQFKRQWEKRLGYIATHAIGIALGVVFVLPLLFVFLTAVMKSDQAMSSSLWPTEWHFENFVEVFRRAPLLEYFGNSLLYSSLATVGALVSAIPAAYGLAKLRWRGQNLFFMLTVAAMMLPPQVTIVPLYDLWVRLGLTGTLVPLIVPYFFFDAFSIFLLRQFFLTIPKDYLEAAKIDGCNEFQAMIRVLLPMAKPGIAATGMFCFLFTWNDYFGPLLYTGENQDNWPLSLAIASFRGMHHVEWNLTMAATALIMAPVIVLFVFAQKSFVKGITFTGVKG; via the coding sequence ATGACCACGATCTCGGCGCCCGCGCGCCCGCCCGCGTCCGTGCCCCCGCGCGTACAGTTCAAGCGCCAGTGGGAAAAACGCCTCGGCTACATCGCGACGCACGCGATCGGCATCGCGCTCGGCGTGGTCTTCGTGCTGCCGCTGCTGTTCGTCTTCCTCACCGCGGTGATGAAGAGCGACCAGGCGATGTCCTCGAGCCTGTGGCCGACGGAGTGGCACTTCGAGAACTTCGTCGAGGTGTTCCGCCGGGCGCCGCTGCTGGAGTACTTCGGCAACAGCCTGCTCTACTCCTCGCTGGCGACGGTCGGGGCGCTGGTCTCGGCCATCCCGGCGGCGTACGGGCTGGCGAAGCTGCGGTGGCGCGGGCAGAACCTGTTCTTCATGCTCACGGTGGCGGCGATGATGCTGCCACCGCAGGTGACCATCGTGCCGCTGTACGACCTGTGGGTGCGGCTCGGCCTCACCGGCACGCTGGTGCCGCTGATCGTGCCGTACTTCTTCTTCGACGCGTTCTCGATCTTCCTGCTGCGGCAGTTCTTCCTCACCATTCCCAAGGACTACCTCGAAGCGGCGAAGATCGACGGCTGCAACGAGTTCCAGGCCATGATCAGGGTGCTGCTGCCGATGGCCAAGCCGGGCATCGCGGCCACCGGGATGTTCTGCTTCCTGTTCACCTGGAACGACTACTTCGGGCCGCTGCTCTACACCGGCGAGAACCAGGACAACTGGCCGCTCTCGCTGGCGATCGCGTCGTTCCGCGGCATGCACCACGTGGAGTGGAACCTCACGATGGCCGCCACCGCGCTGATCATGGCGCCGGTGATCGTGCTGTTCGTGTTCGCGCAGAAGTCGTTTGTCAAGGGCATCACGTTCACGGGAGTCAAGGGATGA
- a CDS encoding ESX secretion-associated protein EspG — translation MSVLRAPLKLSREAYQNLVRRLDGGELHPTLIGGEKWYPPDEQDQLAARADAELQRVGWRSRDFADVVTLLQRPAVDHYCWARISGRDVTLQAASQGRDAVLAVADDETVHLFPSSAETAAWDLATALPDTPPVARMHSLSCSEEDYTAVLAGDAPPSRTNSARDARRAAEWMQLPRVHVGRLYAAVRSGGKRIRNETPPYWIDTEQGRFIASVSEGWLSVAAASAQDVAHRLQRLESDLRSQ, via the coding sequence GTGAGCGTGCTGCGTGCGCCGCTGAAACTGAGCCGGGAGGCGTACCAGAACCTGGTGCGACGGCTGGACGGCGGTGAACTCCACCCGACGCTGATCGGCGGGGAGAAGTGGTACCCGCCGGATGAACAGGACCAGCTCGCGGCGCGGGCCGACGCGGAACTCCAACGCGTCGGCTGGCGGTCCCGAGACTTCGCCGACGTCGTCACGCTGCTGCAGCGTCCGGCCGTCGATCACTATTGCTGGGCACGGATTTCCGGTCGCGACGTCACGCTCCAAGCAGCGTCGCAGGGACGCGACGCGGTACTCGCCGTCGCCGACGACGAGACGGTGCACCTCTTCCCCAGCTCCGCCGAGACGGCAGCGTGGGACCTGGCGACAGCGCTGCCTGACACCCCACCCGTCGCGCGGATGCACTCGCTGTCCTGCTCGGAAGAGGACTACACGGCCGTGCTCGCGGGCGACGCCCCGCCCAGCCGGACCAACAGCGCCCGCGACGCCCGCCGCGCCGCGGAATGGATGCAGTTGCCCCGCGTGCACGTCGGACGGCTGTATGCCGCAGTACGCAGCGGCGGGAAGCGCATCCGCAACGAGACTCCGCCCTACTGGATCGACACCGAGCAGGGACGCTTCATCGCCTCGGTGAGCGAGGGCTGGCTGAGCGTCGCCGCCGCGAGTGCCCAGGACGTGGCCCACCGGCTCCAGCGGCTCGAATCCGACCTCCGCTCCCAGTGA
- a CDS encoding carbohydrate ABC transporter permease: MTSTLPVEASAPPAPAKVRAGARRAKRRRTVFFFMAPATLGFLIFFGYPLIATVYYSFTRYDLINPPQWIGFENYVRMFTSEPLVKTAAYNTLWLVIILTVCRVLFSLGVASVISRLKSGVGIVRTLCYLPALAPPAAATLAFVFVFNPEFGPVNRFLRLLGIDGGLWFNSPEMSKPALTLLALWGSGELMIIILAALLDVPAEQYEAAELDGAGPVRRFWHVTLPSISPVLLFGVVNSMIYALQFFTQAIVASSASAGTADVAGNSKLIGAPENSTLTYPIWLYVQGFRYFNMGYAAAMAVLLFIVSAGFTWILVRQLRKAQHQEEGA, encoded by the coding sequence ATGACCTCGACGCTGCCCGTCGAGGCGAGCGCCCCGCCCGCACCCGCGAAGGTGCGGGCGGGGGCCCGCCGGGCGAAGCGCAGGCGGACGGTGTTCTTCTTCATGGCACCGGCGACGCTCGGGTTCTTGATCTTCTTCGGCTACCCGCTGATCGCCACCGTCTACTACTCCTTCACCCGCTACGACCTGATCAACCCGCCGCAGTGGATCGGGTTCGAGAACTACGTGCGGATGTTCACCAGCGAGCCGCTGGTGAAGACCGCGGCGTACAACACGTTGTGGCTGGTGATCATCCTGACCGTCTGCCGGGTGCTGTTCTCGCTCGGCGTCGCCTCGGTGATCTCGCGGCTGAAGTCGGGCGTCGGCATCGTCCGGACGCTCTGCTACCTGCCGGCGCTGGCCCCGCCGGCCGCGGCCACGCTGGCGTTCGTCTTCGTGTTCAACCCCGAATTCGGCCCGGTGAACCGGTTCCTGCGCTTGCTGGGCATCGACGGCGGGCTGTGGTTCAACAGCCCGGAGATGTCGAAGCCCGCGCTGACGCTGCTGGCGTTGTGGGGCTCCGGCGAGCTGATGATCATCATCCTGGCCGCGCTGCTGGACGTGCCCGCCGAGCAGTACGAGGCGGCGGAGCTGGACGGCGCCGGCCCGGTCCGCCGGTTCTGGCACGTGACGCTGCCGTCGATCTCGCCGGTGCTGCTGTTCGGCGTGGTCAACTCGATGATCTACGCGCTGCAGTTCTTCACGCAGGCGATCGTGGCCTCGTCCGCTTCGGCGGGCACGGCGGACGTCGCGGGCAACTCGAAGCTGATCGGCGCGCCGGAGAACTCGACGCTGACTTACCCGATCTGGTTGTACGTGCAGGGTTTCCGCTACTTCAACATGGGTTACGCGGCGGCCATGGCCGTGCTGCTGTTCATCGTTTCCGCCGGGTTCACGTGGATTCTGGTCAGGCAATTGCGTAAGGCCCAACACCAGGAGGAGGGGGCATGA
- a CDS encoding N-acetylglucosamine kinase has protein sequence MGMRPVEPAVVAIDGGNSKTEVLLVSRDGGVLAQSRGPGASPQNVGVEGCVTALESLVAEALTSAGLPAERPYGVHTSAYLAGLDFPREEEPLFEALLARGWSTTLEVGNDVLALLRAGSSDGTGIAVVCGAGINAAGIGPDGRVHRFPALGRVSGDWGGGYRLGEEALWWAVRAEDGRGPRTELQTAVAGFFGLPTLLDVVQGLHFGEIDSASIHGLCPLLFEVAAEGDEVAQEVVTRFVEEVSVLVAVIVRRLDLTESAPEVILGGGVLTGVGAPVIAEIERRCLKVAPLARVRVVDVNPVVGAALFGLDALGAPASAKAALKAATQRA, from the coding sequence ATGGGCATGAGGCCGGTCGAACCAGCAGTCGTCGCAATCGACGGAGGCAACAGCAAAACCGAGGTGCTGCTGGTGTCGCGCGACGGCGGGGTGCTCGCCCAGTCGCGCGGCCCCGGCGCCTCGCCGCAGAACGTCGGGGTGGAAGGATGTGTTACGGCGCTTGAATCCCTGGTGGCCGAGGCGCTGACTTCGGCCGGGCTGCCGGCGGAGCGGCCGTACGGCGTGCACACCTCGGCGTACCTGGCCGGGCTCGACTTCCCGCGTGAGGAAGAACCGCTGTTCGAAGCGCTCCTCGCGCGCGGCTGGAGCACCACGCTGGAGGTCGGCAACGACGTCCTCGCGCTGCTGCGCGCGGGCAGCTCGGACGGCACCGGCATCGCCGTGGTCTGCGGTGCGGGGATCAACGCCGCGGGCATCGGCCCGGACGGCCGCGTGCACCGGTTTCCCGCGCTGGGCAGGGTTTCCGGCGACTGGGGCGGCGGCTACCGGCTCGGTGAGGAGGCCCTGTGGTGGGCCGTCCGCGCGGAAGACGGACGTGGCCCCCGGACGGAATTGCAGACCGCGGTGGCGGGCTTCTTCGGCCTGCCGACGCTGCTCGACGTGGTGCAGGGCCTGCACTTCGGCGAAATCGACTCGGCGTCGATCCACGGCCTGTGCCCGCTGCTGTTCGAGGTCGCGGCCGAGGGTGACGAGGTGGCCCAAGAAGTGGTCACGCGGTTCGTCGAGGAGGTGAGCGTGCTGGTCGCGGTGATCGTGCGACGGCTGGACCTCACCGAATCGGCCCCGGAGGTGATCCTCGGCGGCGGCGTGCTGACCGGCGTCGGCGCGCCGGTGATCGCGGAGATCGAGCGGCGATGCCTGAAAGTGGCGCCGCTCGCGCGAGTGCGGGTGGTCGACGTGAACCCGGTTGTCGGCGCGGCCCTGTTCGGCCTCGACGCGCTGGGCGCGCCCGCCTCGGCGAAGGCCGCGCTGAAGGCCGCCACCCAGCGGGCCTGA
- a CDS encoding DUF3558 domain-containing protein, giving the protein MSKNTFAPALLVVATLVAGCSGQTGTAVPASPASSTGLRFGAPPVPAPLDPTPLETDPCAAMTPVQVASLGAPFKNEESKPADPLGPACSWSFATEDGRSSTTGAVFTGDPSHGGISGLYGRQQMGGLTKFQPFTANGYPGVIYDAASNTPPGSCPLAIGLRNDLTYTISVDLDGLDHPFADACELGKKVAGFVIRYLQNGGR; this is encoded by the coding sequence ATGTCCAAGAACACCTTCGCGCCTGCCCTGCTGGTTGTGGCCACGCTGGTGGCCGGCTGCTCCGGTCAGACCGGCACCGCCGTGCCCGCGTCGCCGGCTAGCTCCACCGGGCTCCGGTTCGGCGCGCCGCCCGTGCCTGCGCCGTTGGACCCGACGCCGCTGGAGACGGATCCGTGCGCGGCTATGACACCTGTGCAGGTGGCCAGTCTTGGCGCGCCTTTCAAAAACGAAGAGTCGAAACCCGCCGACCCTCTCGGCCCAGCCTGCAGCTGGAGCTTCGCTACCGAAGACGGCCGTTCGTCCACCACTGGTGCAGTGTTCACCGGAGACCCCAGTCACGGCGGCATCAGCGGCCTCTACGGTCGGCAACAAATGGGCGGACTGACCAAATTCCAACCTTTCACCGCCAACGGCTACCCCGGCGTGATTTACGACGCGGCAAGCAACACCCCACCAGGCAGTTGCCCACTTGCCATCGGCCTCCGCAACGACCTCACTTACACCATCAGCGTGGACCTCGACGGCCTCGATCACCCCTTCGCCGACGCATGTGAACTCGGCAAAAAAGTCGCCGGCTTCGTCATCCGATATCTCCAGAACGGGGGCCGCTGA
- a CDS encoding 6-phospho-beta-glucosidase has translation MKLAVVGGGSTYTPELVDGIAGRRSTLDVDEIVLIDPDAYRVEAVGGFSQRLLDHAGHPARVRTTANLEEGVEGASAVLIQLRVGGQRARATDETFPHACGCLGQETTGAGGLAKALRTVPVVLDIAERVRKVAGEDTWIVNFTNPVGIVTRALLQEGHRAVGLCNVAINLQRKFGKLLGAGTGDVKLVHTGLNHLSWERGVFVNGVDRLPELLSEHAEFLGEEVTAPVEWMRRMNAVPSYYLKYYYAHDEQVAKQLKERPRAEVVSDVEEELLKLYLDPEQVTKPDSLEKRGGAYYSEAAVQLVHALTAGGPAEEHVVNVPNNGTFGFLPDDAVIEVSSTVDSGGAVAIPQKPVEPRFAGLIAAVTAYEHLALEAAVKGGRDRVADALLAHPLIGQYTKADQLADSLVSINRDFLPWA, from the coding sequence ATGAAGCTGGCTGTGGTCGGCGGTGGGTCCACCTACACGCCGGAGCTGGTCGACGGGATCGCCGGGCGGCGCTCCACATTGGACGTCGACGAGATCGTGCTGATCGACCCCGACGCCTACCGGGTGGAGGCCGTCGGCGGGTTCAGCCAGCGGCTGCTGGACCACGCCGGGCACCCGGCCCGGGTGCGCACGACCGCGAACCTGGAGGAAGGCGTCGAGGGTGCTTCGGCGGTCCTGATCCAGCTGCGCGTCGGCGGGCAGCGGGCGCGCGCGACGGACGAGACGTTCCCGCACGCGTGCGGCTGCCTCGGCCAGGAGACGACGGGTGCGGGCGGGCTGGCGAAGGCGCTGCGGACGGTGCCGGTGGTGCTCGACATCGCCGAGCGCGTGCGCAAAGTGGCGGGCGAGGACACCTGGATCGTCAACTTCACCAACCCGGTCGGCATCGTCACGCGGGCGTTGCTGCAGGAGGGCCACCGCGCGGTCGGGCTGTGCAACGTCGCGATCAACCTGCAGCGGAAGTTCGGGAAGCTGCTCGGCGCCGGCACCGGGGACGTCAAGCTCGTCCACACCGGACTGAACCACCTGAGCTGGGAGCGCGGCGTTTTCGTCAACGGCGTGGACCGGCTGCCCGAGCTGCTGTCCGAGCACGCGGAGTTCCTCGGCGAGGAGGTCACGGCGCCGGTCGAGTGGATGCGGCGGATGAACGCCGTGCCGTCGTACTACCTCAAGTACTACTACGCCCACGACGAGCAGGTGGCCAAGCAGCTCAAAGAGCGCCCGCGCGCCGAGGTGGTCAGCGATGTGGAGGAGGAGCTGCTGAAGCTCTACCTCGACCCGGAGCAGGTGACGAAGCCGGATTCGCTGGAGAAGCGCGGCGGCGCGTACTACTCGGAGGCGGCGGTGCAGCTCGTGCACGCGCTGACCGCGGGCGGGCCGGCGGAGGAGCACGTGGTGAACGTGCCCAACAACGGCACGTTCGGCTTCCTGCCGGACGACGCGGTGATCGAGGTGTCCTCCACTGTGGACTCCGGCGGGGCGGTGGCGATCCCGCAGAAGCCCGTCGAGCCGCGGTTCGCCGGGCTGATCGCGGCCGTGACGGCGTACGAGCACCTGGCGTTGGAGGCGGCGGTCAAGGGCGGGCGCGACCGGGTGGCCGACGCGCTGCTGGCCCACCCGCTGATCGGGCAGTACACCAAGGCCGACCAGCTGGCCGACTCCCTGGTGTCGATCAACCGCGACTTCCTGCCATGGGCATGA
- a CDS encoding WXG100 family type VII secretion target produces the protein MPDGYTGADVYARMHRFNGDTSTLDSGQQAAQALKGGHDDLVARITKLQGKLDGSWQGDASQKAQAGFAPLIQSSQQAADDLNRSAESITAQNSGFHETLTKLAPMDSNRPDTNDLASYNPFHASDSEKKAAQWDTNDQANKNAYGSYYATTDGNRNSAAKDYPALNAAPAGLAVAPAPPPGGHGTSGTGGTGGTGSTGGPGGTGGTGHGGVPSGHSAGGTGQVGPHSTATGPSPAASGTAPGGTHGAGATPPPYGGTSTDSTSTAGYTPKPPASNAPGFGSGQLPTFGPGSGGGDSSTGGGAGPIGGFGVPGGSGSGLGGGTAGGIGAGTGAGAGSRLGGGAGQQLGNGAGTGSGGPAGQGVARPGGGTAGAPGAKGSSGMGGMGAGAGKGKGGADEEHERKVTLPDQDADELFGGYPDGMRPTPPTIGA, from the coding sequence ATGCCGGACGGATACACCGGGGCGGACGTCTACGCCCGGATGCACCGCTTCAACGGCGACACCTCGACGCTGGACAGCGGCCAGCAAGCGGCTCAGGCACTCAAGGGCGGGCATGACGACCTGGTCGCCCGGATCACCAAGCTGCAGGGCAAACTTGACGGATCGTGGCAAGGTGATGCGTCGCAGAAGGCGCAGGCCGGGTTTGCGCCCCTGATCCAGTCTTCGCAGCAGGCGGCTGACGACTTGAATCGCAGCGCGGAGTCCATCACCGCGCAGAACAGCGGGTTCCACGAAACGCTGACGAAGCTCGCGCCGATGGACAGCAATCGGCCCGACACCAATGACCTGGCCAGTTACAACCCGTTCCATGCGAGCGACTCGGAGAAGAAAGCCGCGCAGTGGGACACCAATGACCAGGCCAACAAGAACGCTTACGGCTCCTATTACGCGACGACGGACGGAAACCGGAACAGCGCCGCGAAGGATTACCCGGCGCTGAATGCGGCTCCAGCCGGACTTGCGGTGGCACCGGCGCCGCCGCCGGGAGGCCACGGCACAAGCGGTACCGGCGGAACAGGCGGGACCGGCAGCACCGGGGGCCCTGGCGGAACAGGCGGCACCGGGCACGGTGGAGTCCCAAGTGGACACAGCGCGGGCGGCACCGGCCAGGTCGGACCACACAGCACTGCGACCGGTCCGTCCCCCGCAGCTTCGGGAACCGCTCCGGGTGGGACGCACGGGGCGGGAGCCACCCCTCCCCCATATGGCGGGACTTCCACGGACTCCACTTCGACGGCGGGGTACACACCGAAGCCGCCGGCCAGCAACGCGCCCGGATTCGGCTCGGGGCAGCTGCCGACGTTCGGACCGGGCAGTGGTGGCGGAGACTCGAGCACCGGCGGAGGAGCCGGCCCGATCGGCGGATTCGGAGTGCCCGGCGGTTCCGGTTCCGGCCTGGGCGGCGGAACCGCCGGCGGAATCGGCGCGGGCACCGGAGCCGGCGCAGGCTCCCGCTTGGGCGGCGGAGCCGGACAGCAGCTCGGCAACGGTGCGGGCACCGGCAGCGGCGGCCCGGCTGGGCAAGGCGTGGCCCGCCCCGGAGGCGGGACCGCCGGCGCCCCAGGCGCGAAAGGCTCTTCGGGCATGGGCGGCATGGGCGCCGGCGCCGGGAAGGGCAAGGGCGGCGCAGACGAGGAGCACGAGCGGAAGGTCACTCTGCCCGACCAGGACGCCGACGAGCTGTTCGGTGGCTACCCCGACGGCATGCGGCCGACCCCGCCCACCATCGGCGCGTGA
- a CDS encoding DUF3558 domain-containing protein, translated as MPKSCTTVLTLLATATLIVGCSGQPGTAAPASPAPPSSTGLRFGAPPVPAPLDPAPLEKDPCAAMTPAQVASLGAPLKNTVPKPDDPTGPSCGWRFVTPDAPASVSGAVFTGDPSHGGISGLYGQQQTGGLSKFQPFSVDGYPGVVYDAGTNTPAGGCAVAVGLRNDLSYTISVSLDALEHPFADGCELGKKVAGFVITYLQQGGH; from the coding sequence ATGCCTAAGTCCTGCACGACCGTACTGACGCTGCTTGCCACAGCCACCCTGATCGTCGGCTGTTCCGGTCAGCCCGGCACTGCCGCGCCCGCATCCCCGGCACCTCCCAGCTCGACCGGCCTCCGATTTGGGGCGCCTCCGGTTCCAGCACCACTGGACCCTGCACCGCTCGAGAAAGACCCCTGCGCCGCAATGACCCCAGCACAGGTGGCGAGTCTCGGTGCTCCGCTCAAGAACACAGTCCCCAAGCCCGACGATCCCACCGGGCCAAGCTGCGGATGGCGTTTCGTCACCCCGGACGCGCCTGCCTCGGTCAGCGGCGCAGTATTCACCGGAGACCCCAGCCACGGCGGCATCAGCGGACTCTACGGCCAGCAGCAGACCGGCGGACTCAGCAAATTTCAACCATTTTCGGTCGACGGCTACCCCGGTGTCGTCTACGACGCGGGAACCAATACGCCAGCCGGCGGTTGCGCAGTGGCCGTCGGGCTCCGCAACGACCTCAGTTACACCATCAGCGTCAGCCTGGACGCACTCGAACATCCTTTCGCCGACGGCTGCGAACTCGGTAAAAAGGTCGCCGGCTTTGTGATCACCTATCTCCAGCAAGGGGGCCACTGA
- a CDS encoding SRPBCC domain-containing protein: protein MTETKTVQVNRVYIKASPQAIWDAITKPEWTEKYGYGGLADFDLTPGGKHRVRPTQAFIDSGFTGDLLDGEVVEVDPPRRLVITWRLTMDPSLIAEPYTTLTYDIEETKSTGTRLTVTHDVTGAPNHAAMVAGVHEDLDAGPGQNAGGGWAWVLSDLKSLLETGETVAVR, encoded by the coding sequence ATGACCGAGACGAAGACCGTGCAGGTCAACCGCGTCTACATCAAGGCGAGCCCGCAGGCGATCTGGGACGCCATCACCAAGCCCGAGTGGACGGAGAAGTACGGCTACGGCGGCCTGGCCGACTTCGACCTCACGCCCGGCGGCAAGCACCGCGTCCGCCCGACGCAGGCGTTCATCGACTCCGGGTTCACCGGCGACCTGCTCGACGGTGAGGTCGTCGAGGTCGACCCGCCGCGCAGACTGGTCATCACCTGGCGGCTGACCATGGACCCGTCGCTGATCGCGGAGCCGTACACCACGCTCACCTACGACATCGAGGAAACCAAGTCGACGGGCACCCGGCTCACCGTCACCCACGACGTCACCGGCGCGCCGAACCACGCCGCGATGGTCGCCGGGGTGCACGAGGACCTCGACGCCGGCCCCGGCCAGAACGCGGGCGGCGGCTGGGCCTGGGTCCTCTCGGACCTCAAGTCCCTGCTGGAGACCGGCGAGACCGTCGCGGTCCGCTGA